AATACACCAACATACAACAAGATATGACGCTAATGTGGGTATATGGCTGAGTGCTTAAAGCAGTAACACTTGTATTGGTGTAATAACTGATTCAAAAGAGGGTACATCGCGCTAAAAGGCTTGCTAAGAAACAGCAAGAATTATCCTTTCCATTGCTACTCGTTCTTTAGGTtactacagtaatatatatatatatatatatatatatatatatatatatatatatatatatatatatatatacatatacatatatatatgcatgtatatatacatgtgtatatatatatatatataattatatatatatatatatatatatatatatatatatatattatatatatacatatatataccgtatacatacaaaaatatattcatatatatacacttatatgtatgtatatgctgtattgCAAGAAGACCACCCTTTGATTTCCACCACTTCTGACACTCACACGGGTCTTCtaaatttctattttctattagTGTTTCCATTCACTATACCACTTTTGCATCGCTTTTAGatcttcaaaatagaaaaaatatatgaaacgcCATATATTTTTCTTGATTTGATTATCAACAATGCTTATAATTGTCAATGACACAACAAACAAAATACAAAGAAACACTAAATGTAAGATGTGAACTATTCTTTCAATTTCAAATAAACAACATAGTAAAGATTTCCACTTATTTAAACCTTTTGTTGCAGATAAAGGAAAAACGCAGTCTTTGTAaagaattgaatagaaaaaaacacgtaaagaaaaaatgtatgatttaaaagtataaaaatagttgaataaataaaagtaaaagtcaTTAGGATGATTGAAATCCACACAAAGATGGAATCAACGGAGTAGATAATCGGAAGGATTCAACGTCTTCGAACTCAGAAATGGGAAAATGACAAAGGCAGCTGTAATTAGGAAAGTTAACTTCAATCCATATTCAAGATGGCGTCTGTATAATGGGGCAAAGGATCATCAAGAGAGAGAAAGCTAATGTGAAGGCTAATCTTACTCAGGTTGCCATGGGGATTCCAAATGTTAGTTAGTATTTATTTGCTGTACCGCGCGTAatatatacacgctcatacactgtactGCTATTGCagtttttatctctcgctctcttccGTACAGTTAAttaaaaaacctgtttaagcttgccatcgcatgtttctcATTGATATATTTTCTTGCCATTGTtgacctcaactgtttgtatataagctcgttatcgtGTTGAATAAACTTAAATTCACCTCGCATCTCTGTGAGTGTCTAGCAACCACCTCACATGATTAGCCTTACTCTGAGATCACCAATTGTGCGAGGCGGCTGTTAGGAACTAACAGTAAATTAATTCAACaggataacaagcttatatacaaacaggtgAGGGCAGCAATGGCACTAAAACTCAAACAATGTTAAACAGGCAATATCAAGCTACaacgggtttttctattatcagtagggagagagcgagagataaaaaaaaaaaaaaaaacatcagcaaTATGGTGTTTGAGCGTGTATGAACCACGTGCGGTACAATGCCTTCACCACGCCAAGCAGtcctattttgctcttaactccactgcgtatctGTACTTGCACGTATATTCTCCAATATGTACGGGATTTGTCCATGGTTATGCCACAAATGTCCACCAGGCTTCGTTAAAATTGGTTCAGAAGTTTttggcgtaatgttgttcacaaaaaaaaaaaaaaaaaaaaaaaaaaaaaaaattcctagtaAAATATTTGCTACTTACTTAACACTGCGATTATCTTCAAAATACTGCTAAGGCCATACCCAACATGTCTACCTAGTTGTTAAAACTGGTACgatatttgtttttttaagttgCTCACGAACAAATCAATAAACGACGACAAAGGTGAACACATACCCTTCTCAATATCTTCGATTTTGGggaatgcaaaaataaatacagtACTATATCCAATTCCTATATCTGCTCTATATATACATTTCTCTGTTGCTTTTTGTAgctgttattaaaattattgacattaaatgataataattaacagaATAAAAGTATCATCCCTTTGTAGAGGACAAAAAGAAATAAGCTAGTAGCAGTAGGATAGACTAACTGCCTTTTCACCTTGACGGACAGTAAATGAGTTAATCATTAGAAgcttaaataaaaaactaaatatttttagtttttaaaagtttaaatagaGATTCTAATGATAAAAGAACAATTAATTTGCTTCCAGTCATGAGAGCTTTTtgtctatttttcattattatctatGAAAATTGCTTACGAATCTTTCATTGTAAAACTGGAAGTACCGCTACTCCATTAAGTCTTTTCTATTGTTGTTAAACAGAAAAACTAGGAAACACAAATAAAAATGATACATCAATTATTCTAAACTTCCTAGTCAATTGAATTGAAAATATACGTTATTTGAGTAGAGTACTCAACcctttgactattattattattattattattattattattattattattattattaaaacattcgTAATGAAAAAGTCCTAGAAGAAAGTTTCCACAAAACAAAAAGCTTTGATTAACTTTGTATATCAAATTATGAAATGGTTTATCAAAAAGAAGAATATATtagagaagaagaaaatgaataaaaacataagATATATTTTCGAATCAAAGCAAGCAAACTTTCGAGAGATATTCATTCACGACTCAATAAAGGTTGAATGGTTCTTTCCATCCAGCCTTCTTATGCTAATTTCTAATGATCTTTTTATGGGGTTCTTCGGATTACTCATTGGTGTACATTAGCATTCGATGTCACTGTGAAAGAGGTCATAAAGGTGAAATGCCTTCTGAAACGTCTCAGTGCTGCAACTATTTgtgatcctatttttttttctttttactctatggacatgagtcgtggtataacattaaaacaatatccaacacacTTTGTAGATTTAGGAACAAAACTCTCAGAATAATATTATAAGTTATATGACAGGAAaggattataaattaaactataatagagattactcgagtgccatatgtggaagagatcgtggtaaggggtagatggagatagtttgggcatgctctccgcactacccaagagagataagtttaccaaacttttaactaggctccacaaggcactagaagagctggaagaccctggcctacatgactgaggggtatgaagcgtgaagtagatgatgacaaTAGGAGTAGGGCTGTAGAGCCCAGCACATGCTCTGAGGAGGGAGGAAATAATGTAAATTGttgtacatagaatagaataaaatgtgatattattcttatttatattaacgatgactttacaaacaataaaaaaaaaaattctgctgccaattgcgaaacaactcctatattgacggcgaaacgactcctatgttgacggcgaacagatTCCACAAAGTGTGGGTACAATTATGACGGTGAATCGACTTCACCCGGGGGCGAAAGTGActgaccgcgaaaccgactgacaGCGAAATGACCATACCccgagacgactggcaaaatctaacagacgCCCCttacgtcagtaggcgtaggagatgatgatggtgataatattcACAAGAGCAGTTTACATTGAAGTGCtgtctgaagtatatatatatatatatatatatatatatatatatatatatatatatatatatatatatatatatattatatatatatatatatatatatacatatatatatgtatatttatatatatatatatgtgtatatatatatatatatatatatatatataaatatatatatatatatatacatatatatatatatatacagtatatgcatatatatatatatatatatatatatatatatatatatatatatgtatatgagtgtgtgtgcgtgtgtgtataaatatgagcTAAAATTGTAAAAAACAGGTatttcgatataaaaaaaaaattacaaattggtTACAGATGATATTGCGGTGGCCTGCTGAAGCCGGGTGCAAAAAATACAGCAGgtgaaaattattattgaaagaACCCAGATAACTCAATAGGAACAAGATATTTGATAAGAGTTTATGCGTTGAAAAAGTTACACATGAATTATTCTTACGACACGACTGAAAACGTCTGCAGTTTTAATAATGAAGCATTCGTTCGAACAGTATGTGCTTGTCTGCATGTCTGTATGTGCCGATGTTGCTGTACGTGTTCgtctgtgtcagagagagagagagagagagtgtgtgtgtgtattccagataagaaagaaaaaaacctGTCCTTTGAATACCAACATTTATATTGTAACATGAACTTCTAATTTGGAAGCGGATTTTTAtataaacagttattattattattattattattattattattattattattattattattattgcatgctaatatacaaccctagttggaaaaccggatgctataaactgcaacagggaaaatagcccaatgaggaaaagaagcaaggaaaaataaaatattctaaaaatagtaaaattttctAGAAAGATCTCCTCACGTAAGGTAACCATAATATCAAACCTTTTATGAATTCTGTCAGACGAAATTATTAGGCTAGAATATTTCCTGAATAAACTTTATAACAAATTGTTAGAAattaaagtctttttatttttttgcattaaaGACTCAAATGAGTACTGTTTTATACATACCCGTGTACTCGGAGGCAGACCTATTcgttaattatacattattcacacttatatatatatatatatatatatattatatatatatatatatacatatatatatatatatgtgtatatatatatatatatatatatatatatatatatatatatatatatatatatatatatatatatatatatatatatatatatgctgtatatattctctgatacatatatccatatataagttAAGCTCTATTGTGTACATACCATTACTATGGATGGCAACTCGAAGTAATTTTAAtttcagattaataataataataataataataataataataagaagaagaagaagaagaagaagaagaagaagaagaagaagaagaagaagaagatagatagatagatagatattaaagagctggtttgaaaaaaaatactgatatctaTAATTGTTATAATCTTGTAATACAGGTCTATTTTTGTGATAACTAACATATCCTTCCAATCAGTGACAATTGTTTCTTTGCCTGTGGGCATCCATCTTTTTCGTTAGTCCCTTTTGTTATTTTAGCCAAAATGCATTTAAACCTTTCTACAAATAATAACTAGCATCTTTTAAAATTAATCTTGAATTGTAACTATGTACTGTAATACAGCTTTATATGGGATAACTACTTTCTCAGATACAATCCTAATAATATCAAAGTTATGTTGTGTTGTTATTAAACTCAGATAGTTTCGATAACAAATTATGCGACGGACTATAGACGGTAGTATTTGttgttgcatatactgtatatttgttcaTGTATTTCTTAGAATTTTCCAAAATTCTATAAAACACAACCGAAGTCTCCAGTAAATTAGTAAAACATAACAAATGGCTAAAAAACAAATTGAAGTTTGTAAGATCACACCAAAATTTCATTTGCAAAGAAATAAGTGAAACAACACTTGACTGGTATCGTTTATTCGTAGCCAAAATATCACAGTTGAAGGGAGAGTGCGATAAGAAAATGTAGAATCCTTATCTTTTTACAAGtcttttttaaaggaaaaatatccTCAATATTGAAGTTCTTTTGTGGAAAAAAATATATGTCCATACAACTGTGTCATCAGACATTGAAATGCCCGAAAATTATGCTTACTATGTACAAAAGGTAGAATTAGGTTTACTAGAAATCCTTTTTTTACCttcataatacttttattatcaGAAATCGAAAAAAGTTTGATGGAATTACTTGAATATCAAGTAAGTAAATGATTAGACTGAAGGGCTTAACACCACAAATGGTTGATTATCGATTTCTGATTAATAATCTCGACTTGGATTGGCATTTACTATTGTAGGGTGAAAATGATAAATAACAAAATAGTTATGAAGAATTCGGCAAAATATCTAAGGGAGGTCGGACGCGGCTACTTTGAATCCTGACCCAGGACCTGCTGCGTACTTCCTGACCTGGACATCTCCTACAGGATCGATGTAAGCGAAGCTCCCAGTGGTGCGTCCAAGGTGATCTCTGGTCTCGACTCGGGTATTTGGGCCTCCCCAGTGACCAAAGCTGTACTGCCCTGCTTCGTCCTGGGCATGGAATTGTCCACCAACGAAAGGTTCGCCGATTGAAGGCATGGGTGGTTCAGGGGCTTCTAAAGGCTCTGGAGCAGCGGCAATGGCCACGGGGGCAGCAGGGATAGCAGGAACAGGAGCAGATACAGGAGCTGAATAGGATACAACAGGAGCAGGGGCTGCTACAGCAGGTAAAACAGGAGCAGGGGCTGGTGCAGCAGATAAAACAGGAGCAGCTACAGGATCTGAATAGGAGACAACAGGAGCAGGGGCTGGTACAGCAGGTAAAACAGGAGCAGGGGCTGGTGCAGCAGATAAAACAGGAGCAGCTACAGGATCTGAATAGGATACAACAGGAGCAGGGGCTGGTACAGCAGGTAAAACAGGAGCAGGGGCTGGTGCAGCAGATAAAACAGGAGCAGCTACAGGATCTGAATAGGAGACAACAGGAGCAGGGGCTGGTGCACCAGCTATAACGGGGGCAGGGGCAGGTACCACGACTTGCCTACTGTATGTGACAGGTGCAGGAACATTGAATCTGATACCAGGCACAAGGATTCTCATGACGGGAGGACTTAGGCTGTCTGCATGCAGAATAGCAGGTGCGCTAGGAACCACGTTGTATGGCAACACTGAAGCATGGCAAGCCACAGCAGCCACCAGGAGGATctagaaaaacaatttttttttatcagtggaaatttaaaatataataaaccCTTTAAATTATAAAGATTAATTAGCGTGATTGCTTATCTATTTGAAATTAAGAGAGTAGGAGGATAAAGAGTGCAATGGCTACCTTATCACTATCATGTGACCTTATGAGCAAAAAGTATCTTCCTTGAGACGATAGTTCCTTTATGAAGTAGTTCTACAAAGTTTAGTCCTTTGGTTGCATGGAATATATTTTCAGCATAATTGTAATTGTATCAATAAATATTTATGAGCAATAATTATCTAAACTATAACAATTTTTCCAACATACAAGCAGCGAGTGCAAAATGAATGATCTCTAAGTTAAgtgatagaaaataaaattagttaACGAAAGTTGATTACCAAATAAGAAGTCAGGTTCTATAGACTAAAAATTATGAAAGCTTAATTTCACATTGGCAATCTCTGagcactacagtatatatatatatatatatatatatatatatatatatatatatatatatatatatatatatacacaaacacacacacgcatatatatatatatatatatatatataaattatatttatatatatatatatacatatatatacatatatatacctatgtatatatttatatatactctatatacagtatgtgtatatctatatgcatatattcatatatacatgtatatagtacaAGGCCGCGTGTGAGTGCATGTATGTGCTTATGCAAGCGAGTATATTTGTGCGTGCAAGTGTTCCTGGGTATGAACGAGTGAGTGTTTTGCATAAAGTAATGCATTTGGTTTTCCCATTTATCTTACGATGCACATAAAAAATCCTTCACAAGTTTTCATCATTTAGCTCCAGGCATTCAATgtaatatataaactgtgaaaacggGTAAGTTAACCTTTGATTTCATAATCTGTCCTTTCTATTCTGacttgaaaattgaaataaaaccagAATTTCAATGAGCTCGAGTACTTACGA
This Palaemon carinicauda isolate YSFRI2023 unplaced genomic scaffold, ASM3689809v2 scaffold59, whole genome shotgun sequence DNA region includes the following protein-coding sequences:
- the LOC137637226 gene encoding skin secretory protein xP2-like, encoding MSEYIRIAGSSSRHHKVSSSLQPNVGTTPLTMKTFILLVAAVACHASVLPYNVVPSAPAILHADSLSPPVMRILVPGIRFNVPAPVTYSRQVVVPAPAPVIAGAPAPAPVVSYSDPVAAPVLSAAPAPAPVLPAVPAPAPVVSYSDPVAAPVLSAAPAPAPVLPAVPAPAPVVSYSDPVAAPVLSAAPAPAPVLPAVAAPAPVVSYSAPVSAPVPAIPAAPVAIAAAPEPLEAPEPPMPSIGEPFVGGQFHAQDEAGQYSFGHWGGPNTRVETRDHLGRTTGSFAYIDPVGDVQVRKYAAGPGSGFKVAASDLP